One stretch of Armigeres subalbatus isolate Guangzhou_Male chromosome 2, GZ_Asu_2, whole genome shotgun sequence DNA includes these proteins:
- the LOC134210652 gene encoding small ribosomal subunit protein mS35: MASITRLVGKPVLHSPVRIVGCRWQSTEQALDTRKHVDDEEFRVLNFKQVKSQKIARRKIGKVEVPPPRSQQMATDQDWGAVWPGPKSFLPATVPLQLRQGYIHKKHHVPPGKFANAELMKIPNFLHLTPPVIKRQCESLKQFCTPWPKGLETEEKMKQHFPVDYISSDYCHALPTIRNPLSRIVTVQLKVDTLKLNPHAKDKFFRLVGERYNPDTDVLTIVTDRCPLKKQNYDYAMYLLTALYHESQVVEPWEETKSEADMEYYDFQRNVAKVSSESILNWGKSDGESHLEAPSGYAKVVEQLFNDGENEYNLQKYKEQTVQLLGLAK, from the exons ATGGCTTCAATTACTCGACTAGTGGGAAAACCGGTGCTACATTCTCCGGTCCGAATCGTGGGCTGCCGATGGCAATCAACTGAGCAGGCACTCGATACAAGAAAGCATGTTGATGATGAAG AATTCCGGGTATtaaatttcaaacaagttaaatCACAAAAAATTGCTCGACGAAAAATAGGAAAAGTGGAGGTGCCTCCCCCAAG ATCCCAACAGATGGCCACCGATCAGGACTGGGGTGCGGTTTGGCCGGGCCCTAAGTCTTTCCTTCCAGCCACCGTTCCGCTGCAATTGCGCCAAGGATATATCCACAAGAAGCATCATGTGCCGCCGGGCAAGTTCGCCAATGCCGAACTGATGAAGATTCCCAACTTCCTTCATCTGACGCCACCGGTCATCAAGCGACAGTGCGAATCGTTGAAACAGTTCTGCACCCCCTGGCCCAAGGGCCTGGAAACGGAGGAGAAGATGAAGCAACACTTTCCGGTGGATTATATTTCGTCCGATTACTGCCACGCGCTTCCCACCATCCGTAATCCGTTGTCCCGTATCGTTACGGTTCAGCTAAAGGTGGATACGCTGAAACTGAATCCACACGCCAAAGATAAATTCTTTCGGCTAGTGGGAGAACGTTACAATCCGGACACGGACGTTCTGACCATAGTAACGGATCGTTGTCCCCTGAAAAAGCAAAACTACGATTATGCCATGTATTTGTTAACAGCATTGTATCACGAGTCTCAAGTGGTAGAACCGTGGGAGGAAACGAAATCGGAAGCCGATATGGAGTACTATGACTTCCAGCGGAATGTCGCCAAGGTAAGCTCTGAATCGATTCTGAACTGGGGTAAGTCGGATGGAGAATCACACCTGGAAGCGCCTTCTGGCTATGCTAAAGTGGTTGAGCAACTCTTCAACGACGGTGAAAatgagtacaacttgcagaaaTATAAGGAACAAACGGTGCAATTACTGGGCTTGGCCAAGTAG